GTGTTACGGACGGGTCGGAGCCACCGACCGCGCCGATGACGCCGTCGATATTCGCCGCACCCGAACCACCCGGGGCCGGCGGAGACTGCGGCGGCAGGACCCGCGAGGAGCGGTTGCCTGGGGTTTGCGACTGGTTTGTCGGGCGAGGCGGAACCGGATTCGACGGTGACCGGGCCGGCGCGGCGCCCGCGTCGGCGGGATCGCTCGCCGCCGGCTTCGCGGCGCCGTCCGAGCGAACCGCGTCGCTGGATGCCGATGCCGCGGTGCCCGAATCGGCCGCGGGCGCATCTGCGTCGCCACCGCCGCGCCGGAAGAGGTACCGCTTCTGTTTCGCGGGCGCGGCCGGCTCGGCGGCCGCCTCGGATGTCGCCCCCGGCTCGGCCGCACCGGAATCCGGCGCATCCGCATCCGCCACCGATTTCGCGGACTTGGCCGTGCCGGCCTTCGCGGCGCCGGACCCGGACGCCACCGCGTTCGGATCGATGCGGGTCAGCTGTTCGGTCGGCGCCTCCGGATCGACCCGGAGGAACTTCAGCCGCCGCGGTTTCTTGGGACCCTTGGTGGTGCCGTCGGGCATCTGCGGCAGTTGCATGGTGACCGGATCGGTGACCGGGGTGGTCTTGACCAGGTCGACGAGTTCGCCGGTACCCGGACGTTCGTCGTCGAGAATCGGTTCGCCCAGGCCGACCCGCTGCTGAACGCGCTTCATCCACGTCGGCGCCCACCAGCAGTCGTCGCCGAGCAGCTTCATGGTCGCGGGGACCAGCAGCATCCGCAGCACGGTGGCATCGATGAACAGCGCGGCCATCATGCCGTAGGCGATGTACTGCATCATCACCAGATCGGAGAAGGCGAACGCGCCGACCACCACGAGCAGAATCAGCGCCGCGGCCGTGATGATGCGGCCGGTCTGCGCGGTACCGCTGCGCACCGCCTCGGTGGTGCTCGCCCCCTGGGCGCGCGATTCCACCATGCGTGAGAGCAGGAAGACCTCGTAGTCGGTGGACAGACCGTAGATGACGGCCATGATCAGCACCAGCACCGGCGACATGATCGGCTGTGGTGTGAAATTCAGCAGACCGGCGCCGTGACCGTCGACGAATATCCAGGTCAGGATGCCGAGGGTGGAGCCGAGACCGAGCGCGCTCATGAGCGCGGCCTTGATCGGCAGCACCAGTGAGCCGAAGGTCAGGAACATCAGCAGGGTGGTCACGAAGACGACCAGCACGATCATCAGCGGCATGCGGTCCAGCAGCGAGGTGATGCTGTCCTGCATCAGGACCGGCTGGCCGCCGACCAGCAATTGCACATCGTCGGGAACGGCGATGGTGCGCAGATAGGCGATGGTGTCGTCCACATTGGCATCCGGCGCCAAGGTGGTTTCCGAGACCCAGACATTCGACCCGTTCGGCGGGATGCCGGGGGTGCCGAACGGATTCGCCAGCCCGGGAGCATTACTCGCGTCGTCGAGCAGCGCTTTGATCTCGCTGCTGTTGTCGGTCGTGATGACCAGCTGCACCGGATCGGTCTGCCGCAGCGGGAAGATCCGGTCGAACTCCTCCTGCGCCATGCGGGTCGGATTGTCCGGCGGCAGATAGGTCTCGCTGATTCCGCCGAACTTCAGATTCTTCACCGGAATGATCAGCAGCAGCAGGATGATCACGATCGGGATCGCGACCTTGAGCGGATGTTTCATCACCCACTGGGTGGTGCGGCCCCAGAAGCCGTTCTCCACCTCTTCGGCGGTCTTGGTCTTGCGGAAGCGCTTGAAGCCCAGCGCGTCCACGCGACGTCCGAGGATCGCCAGCAGGGCGGGCAGGATCGTCAGCGAGGCCACCGCGGCCAGCAGCACCGTCGCGATGGTGCCGTAGGCGACCGATTTCAGGAAGCCCTGCGGGAACAGCAGCATGCCGGCGCTGGCCGCGATGATCATCGTCGCCGAGAAGACCACGGTGCGTCCGGCGGTCATCACCGCGCGCCGCACCGCGACCCGGGTGGTATAGCCCTCGGCCATCTCTTCCCGGAAGCGGCTGACTATGAACAAGCCGTAGTCGATCGCCAGGCCCAGGCCGATCATCGACACCACCGCGCCGACGAACGAGTTCACCTCGGTGACATGGGTGATGCCCATGACGATGCCGTTGGCGCCGAGAATGGTCAGACCACCGACGATCAGCGGCAGCGCGGCGGCGACGACACCGCCGAAGATGAAGAACAGCAGGATGCCGACCAGCGGAATCGCCAGCATCTCCATGCGCTTCTGATCGGAGGCGATGGTGTCGTTCAGCGTGCCCGCGACCGGCTGCATACCGGCCACCTGGACATCGACGCCCGGAATGTAGAAGACGTCTTTGACCTTGCGATAGTTGTTCACCATCTCGGTGTCGTTATCGCCCTTGATGGCGATCGACGCGAAGGCGTTCTTCTTGTCCTTGCTACCGGTGGCGGACGGACTCCAGTCGCCGGTCTCGGTCTTCCAATAGGCGACGTTGACCTTGGTGATCTGGTCCGGATACTCCTTGGGCAGACTGTTGAGATTCTCGGTGATCTTCTGCCCGAAATCCGGATCGTCGACGGTCTTCCCGTCCGGTGCGGTGTACAGCACGATCACATCGGAGAGATGGTCGCGGCCGTAGACCTGGTCCTTGAGCACGGCGGCTTCCGAAGACTCCGCACCCGGATCGAACCAGCCGCTGGAGCTCAGATGGTTTTCGAGTCCGAACCCGTACGCCCCGAGGGCGAGAAGGGCAGCCACCGCTACACCCAGCACGGTGTAGCGCAACTTGTAAACCAGCTCGCCCCAGCGGGTGAACACTAAGCGACTCCTTGGGCGGGGCGGGAGGTGAGCAGTGCGGACAGCGGCCGGAAGGGCTGCAGCCAGGCTCCCTCGTCGGGCAGCGAGTCGAGGCTGACCCGGGGCAGCGGTTCACGGAACACACCCGGGATGTCCTCGAGGTCGACGAAATCGAGGATATCGGACGTGACCGCCCAACTCGCATGCTCGCGGAATCCGAGCACTTGAACGGGGACTCCGGTGGCCGCCACTTCCTCGAGCGGTTCGCGGAACGCCTGACCGTCCGCGGAGGCCACCATGATCCCGGCCAGACCGGCGCCACTGCGACGTAACTGGATATGCGCCAGCATGTCGCTGTCGACGTCGGAATCCTCGTCGATCTTGGGTTTGGCGAAGACGGCGTAGCCGACGTTACGCAGCGCTTCCACCCACGGCCGCACCACATCGGCGGTGCCGGGGGCGATATTGGTGAAGACCGTCGCCTCGGGCTCGATGCGCTGTGTGCTCCCGGCCGACAACTCGGCGGTACGGGCGAGCAGCCAGCGGCCCAGCGCATCGAATCGCGGCCGGTAGGCGGCGGTCGGACGGCCGCCGAGAATGGCCCCCAAACCCATATCGAGGTTGGGCGCGTCCCACACCAGCAGGACCCGGCGTACGCCGGTGGCCTCGCCGACCGGCGCCGCGGAGCCCTCCGCCGGCGCCGATGCTCCGGCGACGGCCTCCGGCTCGTCGCCGCGCACTGTTCCGGCAACCTCGTCGGCGGCCTGGGCCATCTCCCTGAGACTCATAAGCTAGATCTTCCCCCAAAGGAACTCGGTGATAGCACTTCCGGCTCGATGCGCCTTGCTCTCGAACTTCGTCACGGGGCGTTCGAGGCCGATCACCGTCTCGGTCGCGGGGTGTTCCGGATCGCCGCCCGTCGCCTCGTTCAGGCCGACGAGCTGCGTTTCTCCCGCGCCGACCTCCGCGATGTGTTCCGCGTAGCCGGCGTGGTCGGTAGCCACGTGCAGAATTCCGCCGGGCTGTAGGCGGCTGGCGATGAGAGACATCGTCGGCGGCTGCAGCAGTCGCCGCTTATGATGCCTGGACTTCGGCCACGGGTCGGGGAAGAAGACCCGCACGCCAGCTAGCGAATTCTCCGCAATCATGTGTTCGAGCACGTCGACGGCATCGCCGCGCAGCAGCCGGATGTTGTCGATGCCCTCGCGCTCGATCCGCTGCACGAGCTGGGCGAGGCCGGGCTTGTAGACCTCGATGCCGATCAGATCGAAATCGGGTTCGGCCTGGGCCATGGCGGCGGTCGCGGTGCCGGTGCCGCAGCCGATCTCGACGATCAGCGGTGCGGTCCGGCCGAACCAGGCGGCGGTGTCGAGTGGTTCGTCGCTCACCTCGCGCCCGATGCGCGGCCACATCCGGTCCCAGGATTGCTGCTGGGTCGCGGTCAGTGCGCCGCGGCGGGATCGGAAGCTCGTGACCCGCGGGTAGAGCCGCGAGGGTTCGCGCTCGGGTGCGGCGCTGCCGCCTCCGGCCCCGTCGCTCCCAGAGATGTGGTTCGCGGCGTCTTTCACGGCCCCCATTGTCCAGTACTCGATGATCAGCGCCGCAATCGAGTGCGCCAACTCGCGAAATCGCGGTTCAGGCGGTATCGATCACACGGTGTCAGGCGGCCAGCGGCTGTGCGTCCGGTAGCCGCGGTTCGCTCTGTTGCCGCAGCGGCAGGCCGAGCAGTACCCGTCCCGCGGTGCCGGCCATATCCAGCAGACCACGCCAGCGGGCCGGCGACGCCGCCACCGACCAGACGGTGCGGGTGTCGGTCTCGGTCACCGGGCGACCGGCGATCCGATCGGCCAGCCAATCCAGGCTCAACGGCGTGGCCAGCGGAAACAGGGAGAAATGGTCACTGAGCCGGTCGCGGATATACCCCACGGTCGCGCCGCCGCGCCGGTAGCGCTCGACCTGACCGTCGATGCAGGACATATCGATGATCTGGTCGTGCACCGGCTGGATCACCAGGACCGGACAGTGCGGCGTGTGCTGCCCCAGGCGCATATCGTCGAACATCTCGCGCATGGCGGGACCGCTGAGCACTTCGGGCAGCGGGCGATCGAGATAGTCGCCCACATCCTGTCCGGCCAGCCGGGCCAGCGCCACGATCGGCGGCAGTGCGGCCGCGCGTTCGAGCAGTCGTTCTCCGGCGGCGCTGATCCGGCCGTCGAGGACCTCGCTCAAGGCCGGATAGACCTGGCGCAGCGCGGCGATCACGATCGCCGGGAACCCGGCATACGGTCCGCCGTTGAGCCGGACGAAGACCTCGCCCGGATCGCCGACCGGAGCGCCCAGCGCCGCACCCTCGATCCGCAGTTCGGGAGCGTAGGTCGGGGCCATCTCGACCAACCAGGATCCGGCCATACCGCCGCCGGAATAGCCCCAGACCACCACGGGGGTATCGGCGTCGAGGCCGAGCGGGGCGAAGTGCAGGGCGGCCCGGATGCCGTCCAGGCCGCGATAGCCGGGTTCCCGGGGCGCGCCGAACCGGCCGCTCATGCCCTCGTGATCGGCGATGCTCACCGCCCAGCCCCGGCGCAGAGCGTTGGCGACCAGCAGCCATTCCAACTGGGTGATGGAACCGGGGACCAGCGCGCCGCGTCGCAGCGCGTACGAGGGGGTGCAGCGCTCGCCGGCGGCGTCGATCGCCGATTGGAAGGCCAGCAGCGGCCGAGCCGCGTGGGGATCCGCGTCGCCGGGCAGCAGGACCGTGGTCACCACGGCCTCGGGCCGGCCGTGCAGGTCGTTGCTGCGGTAGAGCAACTGCCAGGCCGATACCCGCTGCGGAATCACGCCCAGCAGCGCGATCTGTACCGGACGGCTGCGCAGGACGGTTCCGGGAGCGTGGGCGGCCAGATCGGCCGGTGCGCGATAGAAGGGATCACGCGACGGCGGCAACAGCCGTTCCTGCTTCGTCACGACAGCGGACGCACCGCCGTCGTGTCCGATGACGTCGACGCTGACGCTCATCGCAACCTCCTTCGGATCCTCGGGCCGGTGCGTGACGGACGCACGGCGAATCGGGATCCACACCACCGACGGCCGCGCGCCGACGGTGCCGCCGACGGGATTCAGCGTAGGTGATCGAATTCCTGGGCCGTAAGTTCACCTCGATCGAATTATGCTGTCCCACAAGAACAGACATGGTCGAGTCCCGAACCTTCCCAATTCCGCCACCAGTCCCACTGACCAGGCAGATCACGACGGGGATGTGACGAATATCGCCGGTCACGGCGGCGGGCAAGCGGATTCGTGTGATCGATTCCACATTCGGATGGGGCGCAACGGTCCTCGGCGGCCGGGAAATTTGCGCGGTCGGTGCCGACAACCGGTGCGTCTTCTGACAGAATTTGCCGCCGGAAGGGGGTATCACCCGTGCCGAGAGCCACTGCACCCAGTGCCGCGCCGGGGTTCGCGAACGAACACGGCGGGTCCGCACCGGAACTCGATCAACTCATCGCCACCGTGCGGGTCGGCGCCGGCTCCGATCCGCTGATCGCCGATCACCTGGCGGCGGCGACGACGCGCTATCGCCGGCCGCTGCGGATTCAGGTGGCCGGCCGGGCCGGCGCCGGGAAATCCACGCTGCTGCGCGCCTTGGCGCTGATGTCGGCGGAGGAGACCACACCGGTGGATCAGCCGGGTACGCCCGATCCCGTCCTCGATGCCGACCTCGTCGTGTATGTACTGGCCGGCTCTCTGCAACCCGCGGATCGGCGGGTCCTGGAGGGGCTGCGCCGCCAGGCCACGCTGGTCGTCCTGAACAAGGCCGATGCGGTGGGTTCGCGCTGGGGTGATGCGGTGGTGGCCGCCGATCAGGCCGCCCATGTCCTGGGCGTTCCGGTGGCGCCGGCGGTCGCCGAACTGGCGGTACGCACCCGCTCCGAGACGCCCGGCGACGACGATCTGCGCACGCTGCGGCGCCATGCGGCCGGGACCGGTTCGGAGTTGACGCTGTCGCCGGAGCTGTTCGTCGATCCCTCCGCGGGGCCGGATGTCCCCGACCGCCGGGCGTTGCTGGATCGGTGGGGGTTGTACGGAGTGAGCTGCGCGCTGGTCGCGCTGCGCCACGAACCCGAATTGGGGCCGCAGCAACTGCTGCAGTTGCTGCACGCGGTGAGCGGTGTCGATCCGGTGCACCTCGGCCTGCACGATCGCTACGAGCAGATCGCCGCCCTGCGCGGCGGTGATCTGCTCGACGATCTGGCGCGCATCGCCGCGCGCGCGGTCCCGCAGGGCGACGGCGGCCGCGCCCGCGATCTGATCGAGGACTACCTGGCCGGCGACGAGGCGCTGTGGACCGGGTTGCGGGCGGGTCTGGCCTGTCCGGAGGTCCGCCATCTCGCGGCCGGATATCCCGC
The genomic region above belongs to Nocardia spumae and contains:
- the trmB gene encoding tRNA (guanosine(46)-N7)-methyltransferase TrmB; protein product: MGAVKDAANHISGSDGAGGGSAAPEREPSRLYPRVTSFRSRRGALTATQQQSWDRMWPRIGREVSDEPLDTAAWFGRTAPLIVEIGCGTGTATAAMAQAEPDFDLIGIEVYKPGLAQLVQRIEREGIDNIRLLRGDAVDVLEHMIAENSLAGVRVFFPDPWPKSRHHKRRLLQPPTMSLIASRLQPGGILHVATDHAGYAEHIAEVGAGETQLVGLNEATGGDPEHPATETVIGLERPVTKFESKAHRAGSAITEFLWGKI
- a CDS encoding NYN domain-containing protein; translation: MSLREMAQAADEVAGTVRGDEPEAVAGASAPAEGSAAPVGEATGVRRVLLVWDAPNLDMGLGAILGGRPTAAYRPRFDALGRWLLARTAELSAGSTQRIEPEATVFTNIAPGTADVVRPWVEALRNVGYAVFAKPKIDEDSDVDSDMLAHIQLRRSGAGLAGIMVASADGQAFREPLEEVAATGVPVQVLGFREHASWAVTSDILDFVDLEDIPGVFREPLPRVSLDSLPDEGAWLQPFRPLSALLTSRPAQGVA
- a CDS encoding MMPL family transporter; its protein translation is MFTRWGELVYKLRYTVLGVAVAALLALGAYGFGLENHLSSSGWFDPGAESSEAAVLKDQVYGRDHLSDVIVLYTAPDGKTVDDPDFGQKITENLNSLPKEYPDQITKVNVAYWKTETGDWSPSATGSKDKKNAFASIAIKGDNDTEMVNNYRKVKDVFYIPGVDVQVAGMQPVAGTLNDTIASDQKRMEMLAIPLVGILLFFIFGGVVAAALPLIVGGLTILGANGIVMGITHVTEVNSFVGAVVSMIGLGLAIDYGLFIVSRFREEMAEGYTTRVAVRRAVMTAGRTVVFSATMIIAASAGMLLFPQGFLKSVAYGTIATVLLAAVASLTILPALLAILGRRVDALGFKRFRKTKTAEEVENGFWGRTTQWVMKHPLKVAIPIVIILLLLIIPVKNLKFGGISETYLPPDNPTRMAQEEFDRIFPLRQTDPVQLVITTDNSSEIKALLDDASNAPGLANPFGTPGIPPNGSNVWVSETTLAPDANVDDTIAYLRTIAVPDDVQLLVGGQPVLMQDSITSLLDRMPLMIVLVVFVTTLLMFLTFGSLVLPIKAALMSALGLGSTLGILTWIFVDGHGAGLLNFTPQPIMSPVLVLIMAVIYGLSTDYEVFLLSRMVESRAQGASTTEAVRSGTAQTGRIITAAALILLVVVGAFAFSDLVMMQYIAYGMMAALFIDATVLRMLLVPATMKLLGDDCWWAPTWMKRVQQRVGLGEPILDDERPGTGELVDLVKTTPVTDPVTMQLPQMPDGTTKGPKKPRRLKFLRVDPEAPTEQLTRIDPNAVASGSGAAKAGTAKSAKSVADADAPDSGAAEPGATSEAAAEPAAPAKQKRYLFRRGGGDADAPAADSGTAASASSDAVRSDGAAKPAASDPADAGAAPARSPSNPVPPRPTNQSQTPGNRSSRVLPPQSPPAPGGSGAANIDGVIGAVGGSDPSVTRGAPDGFGMPGGPGASNPAGTRGPAGGPPPAPGGFGPAAHMRAAGAADRTAPERNPAPPEGSGGPHRPAAPPSVSLPNGEAAPNRGGNQQQPPNQQQRVARPGIPPRTVPGQDTPPDGPGAVPPTAPVGTTPRVLPPKPSKLPPHPSVRAQLYRPDAPPYHTGQAPAADPGAEAGAGPGAHSPRRAEPTPPAPAEQSPWMAPENRMPSVQPPRRVAPEPTPPTAPIGTPDAGRPVAPPAEPAPTEASEQVPADTESGHETTPPAHDSAEERPERQAPTAPGGDNRNNIEQWMADLRSSRRRPEPEDEDAKNHNSGRTVSVNELLRRQNRD
- a CDS encoding lipase family protein → MSVSVDVIGHDGGASAVVTKQERLLPPSRDPFYRAPADLAAHAPGTVLRSRPVQIALLGVIPQRVSAWQLLYRSNDLHGRPEAVVTTVLLPGDADPHAARPLLAFQSAIDAAGERCTPSYALRRGALVPGSITQLEWLLVANALRRGWAVSIADHEGMSGRFGAPREPGYRGLDGIRAALHFAPLGLDADTPVVVWGYSGGGMAGSWLVEMAPTYAPELRIEGAALGAPVGDPGEVFVRLNGGPYAGFPAIVIAALRQVYPALSEVLDGRISAAGERLLERAAALPPIVALARLAGQDVGDYLDRPLPEVLSGPAMREMFDDMRLGQHTPHCPVLVIQPVHDQIIDMSCIDGQVERYRRGGATVGYIRDRLSDHFSLFPLATPLSLDWLADRIAGRPVTETDTRTVWSVAASPARWRGLLDMAGTAGRVLLGLPLRQQSEPRLPDAQPLAA